One part of the Algibacter sp. L1A34 genome encodes these proteins:
- a CDS encoding CHAT domain-containing protein, with protein sequence MKKHYFLLFFITAFSFAQNLEETIYLAAESFIGNQNSTSLQVLDKKESAFKIEVTSKDEQLALVFLQTHKAFYLFEQSKLTKAINTYEDALIRFNDNQLSKISDFDIIENCLNPLGTLYTKTGDFTNALNTINQYIYLAEKTKNTAHQVSGVINLAKLYFTLGRHKTAIETIDDGLKIKNISEIQKVHLLQIKTENLTVLNQFNQTSNSKNIRSNYLFHLKNKDFPKALDSFYSYKNIQLKNNITKREEAQLYIEEAQLYFLLKQQKKALSFLQSAIKTLLPQFKNSGLPSKNELYADNKFMDIFDLYAEIETNPELALRSLDLSFYVSNLLQSSWTSQETKILNETNNRIRSEKCIDILFDTYRETQNKSVLKTALQYAENSKSSVLKTLFSKKTRLQRFPNNSLLIKEFSLLKKQEQLTSLLIKEGLGSSKINTLSIQLSAISMQLKALKKRISKKFPDKESSINYNILNAKLLKDDTVLTEYFYGKKSIYQFIVSSQDISINRIDFTSEIKRQISDFINLFNAPSTINNDISNYTEQGFRIYELLGFNMLSSFKNVIIIPDGLLSFIPFEALLTEETKTASYAKMPFVIKKHNIIYNTSIALYLNETKKRSNNNVLGFFPVFENTNQTLTYSVNEAKAIEKHMPSKLFMRAEATKNNFFKNASKYDIIHLSTHASSGDFVKPSNLSFFDNTLFLNELYSLDLSPKLVVLSACETGVGKLYRGEGAMSVARGFQYAGAQNILFSLWQINDLSTAQIMESFYESYNTSQSANIANHASKISYIENESISNSKKSPYYWSAFVYYGELTEPKTKNLVIYICIGILIALFIVFLALKLKTK encoded by the coding sequence AAAGAAAGTGCTTTTAAAATTGAAGTAACATCTAAAGATGAGCAGCTCGCTTTGGTGTTTCTACAAACACATAAAGCCTTTTATTTATTCGAACAATCTAAATTAACAAAAGCGATTAACACTTATGAAGATGCTCTAATCCGTTTTAATGATAACCAGCTTTCAAAAATTTCAGATTTCGATATTATAGAAAATTGTTTAAACCCGCTAGGTACTTTATACACAAAAACAGGCGATTTTACCAATGCGCTAAACACTATAAATCAATATATATATTTAGCTGAAAAAACTAAAAACACAGCACATCAAGTAAGTGGTGTTATTAATCTAGCTAAATTATATTTCACTTTAGGAAGGCATAAAACGGCAATAGAAACTATAGATGACGGTTTAAAAATTAAAAATATTTCTGAAATTCAAAAAGTACATTTACTTCAAATAAAAACAGAAAACCTAACCGTTTTAAATCAATTCAACCAGACCTCAAACTCTAAAAACATAAGAAGTAATTATTTATTTCATTTAAAAAACAAAGATTTTCCAAAAGCCTTAGACTCTTTTTATTCCTATAAAAATATTCAATTAAAAAATAACATTACAAAACGTGAAGAAGCCCAACTCTATATTGAAGAGGCTCAACTTTATTTTCTTTTGAAACAACAGAAAAAAGCTTTATCGTTTTTACAATCGGCAATAAAAACGTTATTACCACAATTTAAAAACAGCGGATTGCCAAGTAAAAATGAACTATACGCCGACAATAAATTTATGGATATTTTCGATTTGTATGCCGAAATAGAAACGAACCCTGAATTAGCATTACGGAGCTTGGATCTTAGTTTTTACGTTTCTAATTTATTACAAAGTAGCTGGACCTCTCAAGAAACCAAAATTTTAAACGAAACGAATAACAGAATACGAAGTGAAAAATGTATCGATATTCTTTTTGATACTTATCGTGAAACTCAAAATAAATCGGTTTTAAAAACGGCGCTTCAATATGCAGAAAACAGTAAATCTTCAGTTTTAAAAACCTTATTTTCAAAAAAAACACGCTTACAACGTTTCCCAAACAATAGTTTACTAATTAAAGAATTCAGCCTCTTAAAAAAACAAGAACAACTCACTAGTTTATTGATTAAAGAAGGTTTGGGTTCTTCTAAAATTAATACTTTAAGCATACAACTTAGCGCAATTAGTATGCAACTGAAAGCCTTAAAAAAAAGGATTTCTAAAAAATTTCCAGACAAGGAATCTTCCATTAATTACAATATTCTCAACGCAAAATTATTAAAAGATGATACTGTTTTAACCGAATATTTTTATGGCAAAAAAAGTATTTACCAATTTATTGTTTCAAGTCAAGACATAAGCATCAACCGAATTGATTTTACTTCAGAAATAAAAAGACAAATTTCAGATTTTATTAATCTTTTTAATGCGCCTTCAACCATTAATAATGATATATCAAATTATACAGAACAGGGTTTTAGAATTTATGAATTATTAGGTTTTAATATGCTTTCATCTTTTAAAAATGTCATCATTATTCCCGATGGTTTACTGAGTTTTATACCTTTTGAAGCTTTACTAACGGAAGAAACAAAAACAGCATCTTACGCCAAAATGCCTTTTGTTATCAAAAAGCATAACATTATTTATAATACCAGTATTGCTCTATATTTAAATGAAACTAAAAAGAGAAGTAACAACAATGTTTTAGGTTTTTTTCCTGTTTTTGAAAACACAAATCAAACTTTAACGTATTCCGTTAACGAGGCTAAAGCGATTGAGAAACATATGCCCTCAAAACTTTTTATGCGAGCAGAAGCTACCAAAAACAACTTTTTTAAAAATGCTTCAAAATATGATATTATTCATTTATCAACCCATGCTAGCAGTGGCGATTTTGTAAAACCATCAAACCTATCATTTTTTGATAATACACTGTTTTTAAATGAACTCTATAGCCTAGATTTGAGTCCAAAACTAGTTGTTTTAAGCGCCTGCGAAACGGGCGTTGGTAAATTGTACAGAGGCGAAGGCGCTATGAGCGTAGCGCGAGGGTTTCAATATGCTGGCGCACAAAACATATTGTTTTCACTTTGGCAAATTAACGATTTATCGACTGCACAAATCATGGAATCATTTTACGAAAGCTACAACACATCCCAATCGGCTAATATCGCCAATCATGCTTCTAAGATAAGTTATATTGAAAATGAATCGATTAGCAATTCTAAAAAATCGCCTTACTACTGGAGCGCTTTTGTTTACTATGGAGAACTTACGGAACCGAAAACAAAAAACTTAGTAATTTATATTTGCATTGGGATACTAATTGCGCTGTTTATAGTATTTTTAGCATTGAAATTAAAAACTAAATGA
- a CDS encoding TIGR02281 family clan AA aspartic protease — MTTNLQEFLINKGYTKVKLHLTKTNHFEIKATINGKKGLFILDTGASSSCVGFEGIETFNLNAEDSLIKAAGAGATDMDTKMSKKNKVKIGKWSHNKVVLVLFNLSHVNTALINHNSKPVDGIIGADILKKAKGIIDYEKKYLYLKL, encoded by the coding sequence ATGACAACAAACCTTCAAGAGTTCCTAATAAACAAGGGTTACACCAAAGTAAAGCTTCATTTAACAAAAACAAATCATTTTGAAATAAAAGCTACTATTAATGGAAAAAAAGGTTTGTTTATTTTAGATACAGGAGCATCTAGTTCTTGCGTTGGGTTTGAAGGGATTGAAACGTTTAATCTCAATGCCGAAGATTCTTTAATAAAAGCTGCTGGTGCTGGAGCCACAGATATGGACACCAAAATGTCTAAAAAAAATAAAGTCAAAATTGGAAAATGGAGTCACAATAAAGTAGTGCTCGTTTTATTTAATTTATCTCATGTAAACACAGCCCTTATAAACCATAACTCAAAGCCTGTAGATGGTATAATTGGTGCCGACATTTTGAAAAAAGCTAAGGGCATTATTGATTATGAAAAGAAATACTTGTATTTGAAGCTATAA